In the genome of Segnochrobactrum spirostomi, the window GCGTTCGGTTCACGCGGGGGCAATGCGGGGGAGGCTCACATCCTCTCCCGGTTTGCGAGCACACACACCCTCTCCACGTCATCCGCGGGCGCGTCCCGTGGACCCAGGGGCGGCGGGCGACGTGCTCTCGGCTCCTGGGTTGCCGGCACAAGGCCGGTCATGACGACGGAGGGGGAGGGGACATTGGGACGCGCCCACCATCATTGCACCAGCGCGCGGCGCACCGCGACGGTCGCGATGGTGAGGAGGACGAGGCCGATCAGGGCCATCGGCCAGATCTGGAGGAGCGCGATGTCGAAGCGCATGTCCTGGAGGAAGACGCCGCGGGACAGCACGATCATGTAGCGGATCGGATCGAGCCGGCTCAGCCATTCGAAGGCCGGCGGCATGTTTTCGATCGGCGAGGCGAAGCCCGACAGCACGGTCGCCGGCGCCGCATAGACGAAGACGCCGAGAATGCCCTGCTGCTGGGTGCGGGCGAAGGCGGAGATCGCAAGGCCGATCGAGACGCCGGCGAGCATGTAGACGACGAGGGCCCCCTCGAGGAGGAGGAGGCTGCCCTGGAACGGCACGCCGAACCACAGGATCGCGGCGGCGAGCACCATGTTGGCTTCGATCCAGCCGACGATGATCGCCGGCACCGCCTTGCCGATCATGATCTCGAGGGGGCCGAGCGGCGTCACCAGCATCTGCTCGAAGGTGCCGAACTCGCGCTCGCGGGCGAGGGAGAGCGCGGAGACCAGCATCGCCATCAGGAACGGCAGCACCGCGACGAGCCCCGGCAGCACGAACCAGCGGCTGTCGAGCGTCGGGTTGAACCAGTTGCGCGTCTCGACGACGAGCGGCACCGACCCTCCGGGCCGGAGCGATGCGGCATAGGTCGCGACGATGTCGCTCGCATAGCCGTCGATCATCAGGGCGGTGTTGGAGCGGCGGGTGTCGAGCAGGAGCTGCACCGCGGCGGGCCGGCCGGCCTCGACGTCGGCGGAGAAGGTCTGCCCGAAGCGCAGCACGGCGGCGGCGTCCTTGGTGTCGATCTCGCGCTGGGCCGCGGCGGGCGAGGCGACGACGGCGACGGGGCGGAAGGCGTTCGAATCCGCGAAGCGGCGGATGATCTCGGTCGAATGCCGGCCCTGGTCGTCGTTCCAGATCGCGAGGCGGGCGTGGGTGACGTCGTAGTTCGCCGCATTGGCGAACAGGAGAACCTGGATCAGCGGCGGGATGATGAGGACATACCGCGTCTTCGGGTCCTTCCAGAGCGAGGTCAGTTCCTTGACGATGAGGGCGAGGATGCGCTGGAGCATGGCGTTCAATCCAGCCGCCGGCGGGTGACGGCGATGGTGGCGCCGATCGCGACCGCTGCCGACAGGGCGAGCCCGGCGAGGTTCGGCCACAGCACCGGCCAGATGGTGCCGGAGAGAAAGAGGGTCTGGAGGATCGCCACCAGATAGCGGGCCGGGATGAAATAGGTCACGACCTGGAGCCAGCCCGGCATCGAGGCGATGTCGAACAGCATGCCCGACAGCATCATCGCCGGCAT includes:
- a CDS encoding ABC transporter permease, with protein sequence MLQRILALIVKELTSLWKDPKTRYVLIIPPLIQVLLFANAANYDVTHARLAIWNDDQGRHSTEIIRRFADSNAFRPVAVVASPAAAQREIDTKDAAAVLRFGQTFSADVEAGRPAAVQLLLDTRRSNTALMIDGYASDIVATYAASLRPGGSVPLVVETRNWFNPTLDSRWFVLPGLVAVLPFLMAMLVSALSLAREREFGTFEQMLVTPLGPLEIMIGKAVPAIIVGWIEANMVLAAAILWFGVPFQGSLLLLEGALVVYMLAGVSIGLAISAFARTQQQGILGVFVYAAPATVLSGFASPIENMPPAFEWLSRLDPIRYMIVLSRGVFLQDMRFDIALLQIWPMALIGLVLLTIATVAVRRALVQ